Within the Oncorhynchus kisutch isolate 150728-3 linkage group LG13, Okis_V2, whole genome shotgun sequence genome, the region CTGTTTCTCTTTATCAGCCCTCCTGCGACTTGTTTTCGTCTGTTGCATTGCCTAAGTACCAACAAGTTAAGTTCTATATTTCATTATGGAATCACTACAAAGCTGTTCAGCTCAAAATCACGATCCGGGAGAAGGATATCAAGGAGAGGTCAATTTAAGGTTGACAAGAAAAATAAGTATTCATGTCATACCCCATACGAGACCCTGAAATGTTAAATGAGGAGTACTGACATTTACCTAgaaacctacagtgcattcggaaagtattcagaccccttgactttttccacattttgctactttaacagccctattctaaaatggattaaatagttttttccccctcatcaatctacacacaataccccataatgacaaagcaaacaccgttttttttattttttactttgcaCATTTTTTAAAGATACCCTTTACTCAATaatttgttgaaacacctttggcagtgattacagccttgagtatgacgctacaagcttggcacacctgtatttggagagtttctcctattcttctctgcagatcctctcaagctctggctggttggatggggagcgtcactgcacagatattttcaggtctctccagagatgttcgatcgtggtcaagtccgggctcttgaaggcacactcaaggacattcatagacatgccccgaagccactcctgtgttgtcttggttgtgtgcttagggtcgtggtcctgttggaaggtgaaccgtcgccccagtcggaggtcttgagagctctggagcaggtttttattaaggatcgctctgtactttgcgccgttcatctttccctcgatcctggacTCACCTCCCAgacagtccctgaaaaacatccccacagcatgatgctgccaccaccatgcttcaccgtagggatggtgccaggtttcctccagacgtgacacttggtattcagcccaaagagttcaattttggtttcgtcagaccagagaatcttgtttctcatggtgcgAGAGTCCTTTACCACTCTACCATTAAGACtaaattggtggagtgctgcagagatggttgtccttctggaaggttctcccatctccacagaggaactctggagctctgtcagggaccatcgggttcttggtcacctccctgaccaaggcccttctcccccaattgttcagtatggccaggcggccagctctaagaagagtcttggtggttgcaaacttcttccatttaagaatgatggtggccactgggTTCTTGGGAACCGTCATGCTGCATAAATGTtctggtacctttccccagatctgtgcctcgacacaatcctgtctcagatctctacggacaattccttcgatctcatggcttggtttttgctcggaCATGCACCGTCAATTGTTGgaccaatcaatttaatttaccacaggtgaactccaatcaagttgtagaaacatcaaggaggatcaatggaaacaggaagctcCTGGGCTCAATTTCGAGGCtcatacataagtattcagaccttttgctaagTAAGGTAtccgttttttatttgtaataaatgtgatttttttttctttcgctttgtcattatggggtattgtgtgtagattgaggagggttattaattttagaataaggctgtaacgaaatgtggaaaaggtcaataggtctgaatactttctgaatgcacatgGCAGTGTCAATAGGAATGCATGGTCTAGAAATGGAAAAGGCTCTTGCTAACCATGTAGCAGCCGGTGTGGTAGCCACACAGGTACCAGGACAGGAGCATGCTGGATATGTCTGTCACGGCTGAGTCTAGCCCATCGCTAGCATCGGCCAGCACTGCTCGGGGGGGCCATACAcacggtggaggtggaggaggcagGAAGTCCTGGAGAAGAAGATACCATTATtacacctacagtgcattcggcaagtattcagaccctttgactttttccacattttgttacgttacagccttattctaaaatgtattaaatacaaaaaaatcGTCAGCAATCTacgtacacacaataccccataataacaaagcgaaaacaggttcagaaatgtttgcaaatttatacaaaactgaaataccttattttacataggtattcagactcgagattgagctcaggtgcatcccgtttccattgatcatccttgagatgtttctacaacttgattggagtccacctgtggtaaattcaattggttggaaattatttggaaagcacacacctgtccatataaggtcccacagttgacagtgcatgtcagagcaaaaaccaagccatgaggtcgaaggaattgtccgtagagctacgaAACAGGACTGtgtctctttctagagctggccgcccgtccaaattgagcaatcgggggagaagggcattggtcagggaggagaccaagaacccgatggtcactctgacagagctctagagttcctctgtgcacTCCGCcaaccaggccttcatggttgagtggaagacggaagccactcctcagtaaaaagggacatgatagcccgcttggagtttgccaaaaggcacctaaagactcccagaaattaagaaataaaattatctggtctgatgaaaccaatattgagctctttggcctgaatgcaaagcgtcacatctgaaggaaaccatccctacggtgaagcatggtggtggcagcatcatcatgctgtggggatgtttttcagcagtagggactgggagactagtcagtatcaaggcaaagatgaacagagaaaagtagagagagatccttaatgaaaacctgatccagagcgctctggacctccgactggggcaaaggataaccttccaacaggacaacgaccctacgcacacagtggcttcaggacaagtctcaatatccttgagtggcccagcaagagcccggacttgaacccgctcgaacatctctggagagacttgaaaagagctgtgcagcaacactccccttccaacctgacagagcttgagaggatctgcagagaagaataggataaactctccaaatacaggtgtgccaagcttgtagcttcatacccaagaagaatcaaggctgtaatcactgccaaaggtgcttcaacaaagtactgagtaaagggtctgaatacttaagtaaatgtgatatttaagttggtttaaaaatataaattagcaaacatgtctgaaaacctatttttgcttcgtcattatggggtactgtgtgtagattgatgagggggataaacaatttggaataaggctgtaacctaacaaaatgtagcaaaagtcaaggggtctgaatactttctgaaggcacgtaTATGAAATACAAGCTGAGTAGCTCTTATTTATTGCACACCCACGACATGGAGGTAGCCAATCAAATcaaaagtgtatttgtcacgtgcgccaaatacaacagcacagtgaaatgcttacttacaggctctaaccaacagcgtaaaaaaggtattaggtgaacaatagataagtaaataaataaacacaacagtCTCACACAGGTTGAAGATAGAAATGTAGGTAAGAACACACACAGTAGTCTCACCAGAGAGTCCTTGGGCGGTGGCACTGGAGGAAAGAAGGAAAAGGGGTGATTGTTTGGTACCTCTCGCCGGCCACTTGGCTTCTTCTTATCCCCATGCTCCTTGCCAAAGTCATAGCTGCTTTTGCCATAGTCTTTTCCctaaatatcacacacacacacaaatcttacAACAAATATCAGAATTGTCACATGCCATAGTGACAAGTCTTAAATAATTGAATGCAAACTTCCTTATCAGTAAACATCAGACCTCAGTAAAGCATGGCCATTGGTCAACAATGAAATTCCAGGTGTCCTGAAACAGAGGGAACAGCACCCAGACTCACTGGAGCAAACTTAGGTGGCTGAGGTGAGGACAGCTCCTCTCGTCCCTCTTGTTGAGCTGTCCTCCAAACTCTTTCCATCCTCTTCCAATCAGCAATGTTGTTACTAGTGGAGCTGAACCCATCAACAGCCTAGGCACAAGAGAATTGCCTTAATGGACAGACCCACGCACTGCTTTATCCTGGATTGACTGACATGTTTGTGGTAATTTAAACTTTGATACTATAAAATGATGACCCTACAAGTAACACTTATTCCATCTGTCATACAAGGCCAAAAATGAATGTTCAAGTGAAGTGTTACCCCTTGTTGCACTTTGGCATCAACTCTTCCTCTGTGGCCTCCCAGTTCTACTGGAGATAGCAGGCTGCTCAGCTCCAGCTCTTCCTCATTCCCGTAGCCTTCAAACTTCACCCGGCAGCGTTCGCCCCTCAACCACACCAGCACCGCTGGGTAAACCAGGCCATCCTCGGAGTACACCGTACGACACCGGTATCCCAGCCTCCACACCTGGTACACATAGGTGTTTTTATTACTACAACTGGTAGTAATAACAGCAAGCTTGAGAAAAGGAACCGAAAGAAGTCGAGTTAACAGTGCTATCATGAATCTTTTACCATGGGTTTCTTTATTAGTCACAcaccgttgcaaaacgttttacaCCGTAGCACGTTTTGCTACAAGAACAAAGTGTTCTCCTGATAAAGACATAAAAACGCAGAATTCCTGCTTTTTGGTTTTGGAAGGGGCCATCTGCTGACCACATGCCACAATCTCAGTCTTCTGTATAGCCTAACTCAGGGATGGCCAACTTTGACGGGAGTGGGGACCACAAAAAATCTGAACGCAGTGGCTCACAggtctgtgtacccacatccatacccacacatgcagtcagagccggcTCTAGCCTTTCAGGGCCCTAAGCAAAAGTTTGTTGAGATTCGGGGAGTTTTGATTCTCTCAGTTCTGGTCGGTTGTCTCCAAGCTTCTCTTTCGCTATCTTTTTCATCATTACATCTCTGAAGGATGAAAGAAAAACAAAAGGAGTTGTGTTTCTCCTAGGATTTTTTCAGTAGCGTTGGCAAAGGTAGCGGGGGGCTGGGGTCTACCCCCTTggatcttttttggggggggggacaacagAGAAGGACACTTCTTAAACGGACATTCTACTCCAAAATAAATTCAAATTAAACACCATCTGAAATAGAATTGTCCCTTTAAAACCATTGTAACCTTTAGCTCGACTGATGCAGCATAGTGGCTTTAGGCTGAAGCATAGGGTTGCTCATCTGCATTTACCATTTAAAAACCCAAAGACTTTGCATGCATCAAATTCTACTTGCTACAAATATACGTTGTAACTTGTCCCTCTGACCAATTAATATGTATCggatttttttggtcctccaataaatcggtaccAGCGTTGATAAATCacaatcagtcgacctctaaatGGGACCCTACCTCCCACTATTGAAAGAATCACAGAAAGAGCATTGTGGAAAAGCATCACCCCTACATATTCCAAGTGTTCATTTTCAACCTATGCCTAATTGATTACCTTTGAGTTTGTCTTCGGGTCAACTGGTCCTTTGGTCGGCACATATGATTCAGACAGCGTCTGCGGATTGTCTGCAAGCTTCTCACCGCTCTCTTTTTCAGCCCTCTAAAAGATGAAACGATGAGATTATTCAGGACCTGTTTTGGAAAAGTGTTCTTCTATTTGGTTTTAAGACATTCCTCCCATCCTCAATTCACAAGGATGAATCTCATGACTTGGAAGGTGCCACCTGCTGACCACATCCCAAAAAACTCAAGTCTCCCGTATAGCCTAACTGATTACCTTTGAGTTTGCCTTTGGTTCAACCGGCTCCTTACTCAACACATGAGATTTGGGGAGTTTTGAGTCTGTCAATTTCGGTGGGTTGTTTCCAAGCTTCTCTTTGCTCTCTTTTTCATCATTACAGCTCTAAAAAGGATTAAACAAATATTACAGGAGAAAATGCAGGATTCGTTATTGGATCATTgtcatgtcttgggggtatgacatTTGACCCTCTTAACATTCTCATTCATCcctattcacaattcattcaggattaccTGTAATAAATGGTAGCATCCaaattaatgtagaagtgtttagaaacatattttattcttatttatatTAAAAGTAACTCCAAAATGGCACAATATATTaattaccattcatttctattgggcacaaaataatctgaaagaCAGCCAGACATGAAGGAGACATTCATGctatttttggggggttttaaCACGTGCCTCCCATTCTTCGACTCACAAGGGGTGAATGTCATGAGTTAGAAGGGGCCATCCTCTGACCACAAAACATTTAGAGACTCAGATACCAAGATGAAACAATGATGAGAAAAAGCTTCAAGCCTGCACACCCCAAAAATGTCAGTCTATCTATAGACTTATTACCTTGGAGTCTGCCCTTGGGTCACTTGGTTCCAGACCTGGCACACAAGATTTGGACAATTCTGATTCAAACAATTTCTGTAGATTGTCACAAAGCTTCTCACTACTCTCTTTTTCATTGTTTAAGCTCTGAAGTATGAATGAAACAAAGGAGATTCATTAATGTACTGTTTTTCGTTTCAAGACGTCGCCGTCAACAAAACAAGTCTTACAGGCACCAGTTTTGTCGTACCTGGACTACTGCTCAGTCAAATTATGGTCAAATTCTGGCCGCCACAAAGAGGGACATAGGCAAATTAcagttggcccagaacagagcagcagggctggcccttaaatgtacacggggaaataacatcaataacatgcatgtcaatctctcctggctcacaGTAGAGGAGAGGCTGACTGCATCATTACTCGTCTTTGGGAGAAGTATTAACATGCTGAAAGCACCGAGCTGTCAGTTTAAatgctcagacacccatgcataccccacaagacatgccaccagaggtctcttcacagtccccaagtccagaacagactatgggaaatGCAAAGTACTACTGGAtgttgttaagagatagatgagagaggttgagtggagctgaagggtgggactaaaacaaaacaaagataactaatgtaaaatatattgtgtttgtaaaatgtatatacactgctcaaaaaaataaagggaacacttaaacaacaaaatgtaactccaagttaatcacacttctgtgaaatcaaactgtccacttaggaagcaacactgattgacaataaatgtcacatgctattgtgcaaatggaatagacaacgtttggaaattataggcaaatagcaagacacccccaataaaggagtggttctgcaggtggtgaccacagaccacttctcagttcctatgcttcctggctgatgttttggtcacgtttgaatgctggcggtgctttcactctagtggtaacatgagacggagtctacaacccacacaagtggctcgggtagtgcagctcatccaggatggcacatcaatgcgagctgtgacaagaaggtttgctgtgtctgtcagcgtagtgtccagagcatggaggtgctaccaggagacaggccagtacatcaggagacgtggaggaggccaacaacccagcagcaggaccgctacctccgcctttgtgcaaggaggagcactgccagagcccagcaaaatgacctccagcaggccacaaatgtgcatgcgtctgttcaaacggtcagaaacagactccatgagggtggtatgagggcccgacgtccacaggtgggggttgtgcttacagcccaacaccgtgcaggacgtttggcatttgccagagaacaccaagattggcaaattcgccactggcgccctgtgctcttcacagatggaagcaggttcacactgagcacatgtgacagacgtgacagagtctggagacgccgtggagaacgttttgctgcctgcaacatcctccagcatgaccggtttggcggtgggtcagtcatggtgtggggtggcatttctttgggggggccgcacagccctccatgtgctcgccagaggtagcctgactgccattaggtaccccttgtgagaccatatgctggtgcggttggccctgggttcctcctaatgcaagacaatgctagacctcatgtggctggagtgtgtcagcagttcctgcaagaggaaggcctTGATGCTAAGGACTGGCCcacctgttccccagacctgaatccaattgagcacatctgggacatcatgtctcgctccatccaccaacgccacgttgcaccacagactgtccaggagttggcagatgctttagtccaggtctgggaggagatccctcaggagatcatccgccacctcatcaggagcatgcccaggcgttgtagggaggtcatacaggcacatggaggtcacacacactaccgagcctcattttgacttgttttaaggacattacatcaaagttggatcagcctgtagtgtggttttccactttaactTTGAGTGTGacaaatttgatttccattgataatttttgtgtgattttgttgtcagcacattcaattatgtaaagaaaaaagtatttaataagaatatttcattcattcagatctaggatgtgttattttagtgttcccttaattttttttatatacacatacatacatacatacatacatacatacatacatacatacatacatacatacatacatacatacatacatacatacatacatacgggGGACTGGAAATCATGCAGTCAATTACactgatggaagctacaatctgcaatattaaagctgctCTACCCCCTAAAAATGTTTATGAAATaaacgcacagtactacatagagccatgactacatggaactctattccacatcaactAACTCAGTTAAGCAGTCAaatcaacaaacaaaaacattttaagaTAAaactacaccttatggaacagtgcggattgtgaagagacagacacacactactatacactTTAATATTGCTGTATTATGGATTTTGTATTttacactgaaaaaaatatatataatcccaacatgtaaagtgttggtcccatgtttcatgagccgaATAAAAgaacccagaaatgttccatacgcacaaaaagcttatttcacaaaataatgttgcatccatccatctgaccggtggcatatcaagaagctgattaaacggcatgatcattttacaggtgcaccttgtgctggagccAATAAATAGCTACTAAAATGTGCCgttgtcacaaaacacaatgacccagatgtctcaagttttgacagAGCGTgccattggcatgctgactacaggaaggtccaccagagctgttacagAGAATGTAAATgttaatttttctaccataagagAAATTGACATTCATtttgcctccaatgtcatttatGGTATGGACAGTGAACTCAATTGCAGTTTATCAATGGAAATTAGAATGCAGAGATACCGTGCCATTTatctgctgccatcacctcatttttcagcatgaaaatgcacGGCACCATGTcaaaaggatctgtacacaactcctggaagctgaacattccccagttcttccatggcctgcatactcactagacatgtcacccattgagcatgctcTGAGATGCTCTGTACCAACaagtacgacagcgtgttccagttcccgccaatatccagcaactttgcacagtcattgaagaggagtgggacaacattccacaggacacaatcaacagcctgatcaactctatgtgaaggagatgtgtcgagctgcatgaggcaaatggtggtcacaccagatactgactggttatcTGATCCACGCCACAACCTTTCTTTTTAATGCTACTAACAAGTGCATGTTTTTATTCCCAgatat harbors:
- the LOC109902357 gene encoding survival motor neuron protein isoform X3, with translation MDEYYESIVFRSERVEDNVSLAVATDDSALVKAYEDGLRTFRSCNDEKESKEKLGNNPPKLTDSKLPKSHVLSKEPVEPKANSKRAEKESGEKLADNPQTLSESYVPTKGPVDPKTNSKVWRLGYRCRTVYSEDGLVYPAVLVWLRGERCRVKFEGYGNEEELELSSLLSPVELGGHRGRVDAKVQQGAVDGFSSTSNNIADWKRMERVWRTAQQEGREELSSPQPPKFAPGKDYGKSSYDFGKEHGDKKKPSGRREVPNNHPFSFFPPVPPPKDSLAMQQTKTSRRRADKEKQAEE
- the LOC109902357 gene encoding survival of motor neuron protein isoform X1 translates to MDEYYESIVFRSERVEDNVSLAVATDDSALVKAYEDGLRTFRSCNDEKESKEKLGNNPPKLTDSKLPKSHVLSKEPVEPKANSKRAEKESGEKLADNPQTLSESYVPTKGPVDPKTNSKVWRLGYRCRTVYSEDGLVYPAVLVWLRGERCRVKFEGYGNEEELELSSLLSPVELGGHRGRVDAKVQQGAVDGFSSTSNNIADWKRMERVWRTAQQEGREELSSPQPPKFAPGKDYGKSSYDFGKEHGDKKKPSGRREVPNNHPFSFFPPVPPPKDSLDFLPPPPPPCVWPPRAVLADASDGLDSAVTDISSMLLSWYLCGYHTGCYMLFQVVCQPEYEPRRLDLLLRLPRPRLFAIDLQSGSVHFSTIIGSQLLLLRATYSVLVLTTSSHDFLEKERRSPEEDSIQTPDEKRLLKSSLVNACWNNMIMFYKGFIGLPIGF
- the LOC109902357 gene encoding survival motor neuron protein isoform X4, whose protein sequence is MDEYYESIVFRSERVEDNVSLAVATDDSALVKAYEDGLRTFRSCNDEKESKEKLGNNPPKLTDSKLPKSHVLSKEPVEPKANSKRAEKESGEKLADNPQTLSESYVPTKGPVDPKTNSKVWRLGYRCRTVYSEDGLVYPAVLVWLRGERCRVKFEGYGNEEELELSSLLSPVELGGHRGRVDAKVQQGAVDGFSSTSNNIADWKRMERVWRTAQQEGREELSSPQPPKFAPGKDYGKSSYDFGKEHGDKKKPSGRREVPNNHPFSFFPPVPPPKDSLVDSNQVVETSQG
- the LOC109902357 gene encoding survival of motor neuron protein isoform X2 — translated: MDEYYESIVFRSERVEDNVSLAVATDDSALVKAYEDGLRTFRSCNDEKESKEKLGNNPPKLTDSKLPKSHVLSKEPVEPKANSKRAEKESGEKLADNPQTLSESYVPTKGPVDPKTNSKVWRLGYRCRTVYSEDGLVYPAVLVWLRGERCRVKFEGYGNEEELELSSLLSPVELGGHRGRVDAKVQQGAVDGFSSTSNNIADWKRMERVWRTAQQEGREELSSPQPPKFAPGKDYGKSSYDFGKEHGDKKKPSGRREVPNNHPFSFFPPVPPPKDSLDFLPPPPPPCVWPPRAVLADASDGLDSAVTDISSMLLSWYLCGYHTGCYMAMQQTKTSRRRADKEKQAEE